In Candidatus Methylomirabilota bacterium, a single window of DNA contains:
- a CDS encoding YihY/virulence factor BrkB family protein → MRVLGGLTVWELSRRVWQEIQEDEILDRAASLSYYFLFALFPTLLFLATLLGLLPGTDLMKTLMGYVAGVLPGDAASLVHRTLDEVVSGASGGLLSLGVLAALWAASNGTASIIIALNVASGITDSRPWWRQRLVAVALTVALSVLTLTALLLLVFGERIGEAVAGWVGLGPLFTLVWNVLRWPAAIVFALTGITLVYYLAPTERHRWSWVTPGSVFALVAWLAMSVGLRVYVRYVGDYNATYGSIGGVILLMLWLYLSGVALLVGAEIDAEVQRARGRRV, encoded by the coding sequence TCACCGTCTGGGAACTGAGCCGGCGCGTCTGGCAGGAGATCCAGGAGGACGAGATCCTGGATCGCGCGGCCAGCCTCTCCTACTACTTCCTCTTCGCGCTCTTCCCGACCCTGCTGTTCCTCGCCACGCTGCTCGGCCTCCTACCCGGCACGGACTTGATGAAGACGCTGATGGGCTATGTGGCGGGTGTGCTCCCGGGCGATGCGGCCTCGCTCGTGCACCGGACGCTCGACGAGGTCGTGAGCGGAGCCAGCGGGGGCCTCCTCTCGCTCGGCGTCCTCGCTGCGCTGTGGGCGGCGTCGAACGGCACGGCGTCGATCATCATCGCCCTGAACGTGGCCTCTGGGATCACCGACAGCCGGCCGTGGTGGCGGCAGCGCCTGGTCGCCGTGGCGCTGACGGTGGCCCTCTCCGTGCTGACGCTTACCGCGCTCCTGCTGCTGGTTTTCGGCGAGCGCATTGGCGAAGCAGTGGCCGGCTGGGTGGGGCTCGGCCCGCTCTTCACCCTCGTGTGGAACGTGCTGCGCTGGCCGGCCGCCATTGTCTTCGCGCTCACCGGCATCACCCTCGTCTACTATCTGGCACCGACGGAGCGCCACCGCTGGAGCTGGGTGACGCCGGGCTCCGTCTTCGCGCTGGTCGCCTGGCTGGCGATGTCCGTCGGCTTGCGCGTCTACGTGCGCTACGTGGGCGACTACAACGCCACCTACGGCTCGATCGGCGGGGTGATCCTCCTCATGCTCTGGCTCTACCTCAGTGGCGTCGCCCTGCTCGTCGGCGCCGAGATCGATGCCGAGGTCCAACGCGCGCGCGGGCGCCGGGTCTAG